The sequence CGACCGCCGACAGCCCGAGCAGCACCGCCCCGATCGTGACGATCGCGCCCGATCCGAAGCGCGAGATCAGCATGCCCGTGAAGAAGCTCGGCGCGAACATCGCGATGACGTGCCAGCGGATGACGTCGCCCGCCTGCGCGTCCGTGAAGCCGCATCCCACCATGGCGAGCGGCGTCGGCGTCATCAGGAGCACCATCGCGGCATAGGACGCCGCCGAGGCGATCAGCGCGACCGCCACCTTCGGCCGCCGCACGATCGCGCTCGCGGGCGCCACGGGGGGGGCGGCCGCGTCCGTCTCGGCCCGCTTCGGCGGCGGCGGATAGCGGGTGACGAGCACGAGCACGCTGCCCGCCGCGGCGATGCCCGCGATCGCGAGGTAGGCGCCCGCGAAGGGGATCGGCGCGAAGGCGTCGCGGGTGAGGATGAAGATCTCCGGGCCGAGCACGGCGGCGACGAGGCCGGCGCCCAGCGTGAAGGAGATCGCCGTCGGCCGCCATTTCTCGACGACCAGCTCGGCCGCGGCGAAGCGGAAATAGCCGAAGCTGATCAAGGCGGCGCCGAGGCAGCCGTGCCCGAGGCACAGAAGCCAGAAGCTGCCCCAGAACAGCGCGAGCATGCCGGCGAGGCCGCCCGCGAAGGCGAGCCCGGCGGCGAGGAGAAAGCCGAGCTTGCGCCCGTACCGGCCCATGAACACCGACATCGGCGCCGCCGCGAGGAGGCCTGCGAACATCTGGACGGAGACCGGCACCGTGGCCATCGCATCGAACGGCGCGAGGAGGATGCCGGCCAGCCCGCCCAGGATGATGAGCATCGGCATCGGCGCGCCGAGGACGGCGTTGCTCGCCAGGACGAGCAGGAAGTTCGCGTTGAGTAGACGTTCGCTCATGCCGACGGCCCCGGGCGCACCGCGCTCGTCCCACGAGCGCGAACCGTCGTCATGCTAGGTCCCGCTGCGGCGTCGAGAGCGCCAAACGAGACCGGTTTCGCGCCAAAACGGCCGATGCGGCGCGCGTGGGCGCCGCGTCAGGTCGTTTCGCCGCCGTTCACGGCGATCATCTGACCGTTCACGAATCGCGCCTCGGGCGAGGCCAGGAAGGCGACGACGGCGGCGACGTCGTCGGGCGCGCCCATGAAGCCCGCCGGGATGGTGGCGACGCGGGCGGGGTCGTCCTGCGTCGCCGTCTCGCTGCGGATCTGGCCGGGCGACACGACGTTGACGGTGACGCCCATCGGGCCGAGCTCCCGCGAGAGCGCCTTCGTCAGCCCCCAGATCCCGTGCTTCGCCGCCGAGATCGGCGCGCCCTCGAAATAGCCCTTGATCGCCTTCATCCCGGCGAAGTTGATCACCCGCCCCCAGCGCCGCTCCACCATGCCCG comes from Salinarimonas sp. and encodes:
- a CDS encoding MFS transporter — encoded protein: MSERLLNANFLLVLASNAVLGAPMPMLIILGGLAGILLAPFDAMATVPVSVQMFAGLLAAAPMSVFMGRYGRKLGFLLAAGLAFAGGLAGMLALFWGSFWLLCLGHGCLGAALISFGYFRFAAAELVVEKWRPTAISFTLGAGLVAAVLGPEIFILTRDAFAPIPFAGAYLAIAGIAAAGSVLVLVTRYPPPPKRAETDAAAPPVAPASAIVRRPKVAVALIASAASYAAMVLLMTPTPLAMVGCGFTDAQAGDVIRWHVIAMFAPSFFTGMLISRFGSGAIVTIGAVLLGLSAVAAIAGITLAHFYVSLVLLGIGWNFGFVGGTAMLSESLSPAERPAVQGINDTGVALASTIASFGSGALISAFDWTSVALATLPVVVAIVLATLALRLSAARRALGAPR